The Paramisgurnus dabryanus chromosome 1, PD_genome_1.1, whole genome shotgun sequence genome includes a window with the following:
- the myf6 gene encoding myogenic factor 6: MMDLFETNTYFFNDLRYLEGDHETLDMPGVSPLYEGNDSPLSPGQDPVPSETGCESSGEEHVLAPPGLHPHCEGQCLIWACKICKRKSAPTDRRKAATLRERRRLKKINEAFDALKKKTVPNPNQRLPKVEILRSAITYIEKLQDLLHTLDEQDQNSDSRPYTYTIKENHVAPSEYNWKKTCQSWQESPDHSNSNMAREGGAMESSASSSLRRLSSIVDSISTEETKIDVPTRSQKSEA, from the exons atgatggacCTGTTTGAGACCAACACTTATTTTTTCAACGATTTACGTTATCTTGAGGGGGACCATGAGACCCTGGATATGCCTGGTGTGTCCCCACTTTACGAGGGGAACGACAGCCCTTTGTCGCCAGGACAGGACCCTGTCCCGTCGGAAACTGGATGTGAGAGTAGCGGAGAAGAGCACGTCCTTGCGCCACCAGGGCTTCACCCGCACTGCGAGGGTCAGTGCCTGATCTGGGCTTGCAAGATCTGCAAACGAAAGTCGGCACCGACAGACAGGAGAAAAGCAGCCACTCTGAGAGAAAGGAGGCGACTCAAAAAAATCAACGAGGCGTTTGACGCGTTAAAGAAAAAGACGGTTCCCAATCCGAACCAGAGGCTACCCAAGGTTGAGATTTTACGCAGCGCAATAACCTATATTGAGAAATTGCAGGACCTGTTGCATACGCTGGACGAGCAAGATCAAAACTCTGACAGTCGCCCATATACATATACCATCAAAGAAAATCAT GTGGCTCCTAGTGAGTATAACTGGAAAAAGACCTGCCAAAGTTGGCAGGAGAGCCCAGATCATTCCAACTCCAATATGGCCAGAGAAG GAGGCGCAATGGAGTCTTCGGCATCCAGCAGCCTTCGTCGACTCTCCTCGATTGTTGACAGTATTTCCACGGAAGAGACGAAAATCGACGTACCGACCAGATCGCAGAAAAGTGAAGCTTAA
- the myf5 gene encoding myogenic factor 5, with amino-acid sequence MDVFSTSQIFYDSACASSPEALEFGLGGELTGSEEDEHIRAPGAPHQPGHCLQWACKACKRKASTVDRRRAATMRERRRLKKVNHAFEALRRCTSANPSQRLPKVEILRNAIQYIESLQDLLREQVENYYSLPTESSSEPCSPSSSCSESMIDCNSPVWPQMNPNFGNNYNFDAQHVVAVDRTPAASSLQCLSSIVDRLSSVDAGVAVGMRNMVALSPTGSDSQSSSPDSPDNRPVYHVL; translated from the exons ATGGACGTATTCTCCACATCCCAGATCTTCTATGACAGCGCGTGCGCCTCGTCCCCAGAAGCTTTGGAGTTTGGACTCGGAGGTGAGCTTACTGGATCCGAAGAAGACGAGCACATTCGGGCCCCCGGTGCACCGCACCAGCCTGGCCACTGCTTGCAGTGGGCTTGCAAAGCGTGTAAGCGCAAGGCCAGCACCGTGGACCGCAGAAGAGCTGCCACCATGCGGGAACGTCGCAGGCTGAAGAAGGTGAACCACGCTTTTGAGGCTCTACGCCGCTGCACCTCGGCCAACCCTAGCCAACGTCTTCCCAAGGTTGAGATCCTGCGGAACGCCATCCAGTACATTGAAAGCCTCCAGGACCTGCTTAGGGAACAGGTGGAGAACTACTACAGCCTGCCTACGGAAAGCAGCTCTGAACCTTGCAGTCCCTCGTCCAGCTGTTCTGAGAGCATG ATTGACTGCAACAGTCCTGTATGGCCACAGATGAATCCAAACTTTGGAAACAATTACAACTTTGATGCACAACATG TTGTTGCCGTTGACAGGACTCCCGCAGCATCTAGTTTGCAATGTTTGTCCAGTATAGTAGACCGGCTGTCTTCGGTTGACGCAGGAGTCGCTGTGGGAATGAGAAACATGGTTGCTCTTTCTCCGACTGGTAGCGATTCCCAATCCAGTTCTCCAGACAGTCCTGACAACAGACCCGTCTACCACGTCCTGTGA